One part of the Lotus japonicus ecotype B-129 chromosome 2, LjGifu_v1.2 genome encodes these proteins:
- the LOC130738570 gene encoding disease resistance protein RUN1-like yields the protein MASSSSSSAATAAVNGFTHDVFLSFRGTDTRYGFTGHLYKALCDKGFRTFIDDEELHKGEDITPSLLKAIQDSRIAIVVLSRNYASSSFCLDEFSKIVDCFEEKGQLVWPVFYDVDPSDVRKLSGTYGEAMAMHEERFKDQMERLQKWRKSLQKVANLSGWHFKHGDEYEHEFIEKIVEEVSRNIKCVALHVADYPVGLESQILDVNLLLDIGFDDRVLMVGIHGIGGLGKTTLALSVYNSIAHHFEGSKSAIKPLCFLENVRENSNRHGLLHLQKTLLSELGKEEKLTSVKQGHIIIQQRLQQKKVLLILDDVDNQEQLQAVAGSPEWFGPGSRVIITTRDKHLLACHGVDRKYEVRGLHKKDAFELLARKAFQTLEVSRSYADILDRAVTYASGLPLALEVIGSHLFKKSIEEWKSALDRYERIPIKEIQKILEVSYDALDKEEKSVFLDIACCFKGYNLAKVKELLHAHYGDNKVHHIGVLVEKSLIKISESDVVILHDLIEDMGKEIVRQESPEEPGKRSRLWFHKDVVHVLEGNTVSEIDMDGLAPHL from the exons ATggcatcctcctcctcctcctccgccgccaccgccgccgTCAATGGATTCACCCACGACGTGTTCCTCAGCTTTAGAGGGACTGACACTCGCTACGGTTTCACTGGACATCTGTACAAAGCTCTCTGTGACAAGGGATTCCGCACCTTCATTGATGATGAGGAGCTTCACAAAGGGGAGGACATCACACCATCACTTCTAAAGGCAATTCAAGACTCCAGGATTGCCATCGTTGTGCTCTCGAGGAACTATGCATCTTCCTCCTTCTGCTTGGATGAATTTTCCAAGATCGTTGACTGCTTTGAGGAAAAGGGTCAACTGGTTTGGCCTGTTTTTTATGATGTCGACCCTTCTGATGTGAGAAAGCTGAGTGGTACTTATGGAGAAGCAATGGCTATGCATGAGGAGAGGTTCAAGGATCAGATGGAGAGATTGCAAAAATGGAGGAAGTCTCTGCAGAAAGTAGCTAACTTGTCTGGATGGCATTTCAAGCATGG GGATGAATATGAACATGAGTTTATTGAGAAGATAGTTGAAGAGGTCTCACGAAACATTAAATGTGTTGCTTTGCATGTTGCTGATTACCCAGTTGGATTGGAGTCCCAAATCCTAGATGTAAATTTGCTTTTGGATATTGGGTTTGATGATAGAGTGCTCATGGTTGGGATCCATGGAATTGGTGGTCTTGGTAAAACAACCCTTGCTCTATCAGTTTATAATTCGATTGCCCACCATTTTGAAG ggagcaaaagtgcaattaagcctttatgtTTTCTTGAAAATGTCAGAGAAAATTCAAACAGACACGGGTTACTACATCTCCAAAAGACCCTTCTTTCTGAATTAGGTAAAGAGGAGAAATTAACAAGTGTGAAACAAGGACATATAATAATTCAGCAAAGGCTCCAACAAAAGAAGGTTCTTTTGATTCTAGATGATGTTGACAATCAGGAGCAATTGCAAGCTGTTGCCGGAAGCCCTGAATGGTTTGGTCCTGGCAGTAGAGTCATTATCACGACGCGAGACAAACACCTGCTAGCATGTCATGGGGTTGATAGAAAGTATGAGGTGAGGGGGTTGCACAAGAAAGATGCTTTTGAATTACTCGCAAGGAAGGCCTTTCAAACTCTCGAAGTTAGTCGAAGTTATGCAGACATTTTAGATCGTGCAGTAACTTATGCTTCTGGTCTTCCATTAGCTTTGGAAGTAATAGGTTCTCACTTGTTTAAAAAAAGCATAGAAGAGTGGAAATCTGCATTAGATCGGTATGAGAGGATTCCTATTAAAGAGATCCAAAAGATACTTGAAGTGAGCTATGATGCTTTGGACAAAGAAGAGAAGAGTGTTTTTCTTGATATTGCTTGTTGCTTCAAAGGTTATAATTTGGCAAAGGTCAAAGAATTACTTCATGCTCATTATGGTGACAACAAGGTACATCACATAGGTGTGTTGGTCGAAAAATCCCTCATTAAGATCAGTGAGTCTGATGTAGTGATATTACATGACTTAATAGAGGATATGGGGAAAGAAATTGTCCGACAAGAATCACCGGAAGAGCCTGGAAAACGAAGTAGGTTATGGTTCCATAAAGATGTAGTTCACGTTTTAGAAGGAAATACGGTGAGTGAGATTGATATGGATGGTTTGGCTCCTCATCTTTAA